A window from Dromaius novaehollandiae isolate bDroNov1 chromosome 1, bDroNov1.hap1, whole genome shotgun sequence encodes these proteins:
- the ZNF800 gene encoding zinc finger protein 800 isoform X2 translates to MPLRDKCCQTDHHHHGCCEAVHMLEPGDPPLLQQPLQTSKSGIQQIIECFRSGTKQLKHILLKDVDTIFECKLCRSLFRGLPNLITHKKFYCPPSLQMDDNLPDINDKQSQAINDLLEAIYPRVDKQEYIIKLEPIETNQNAVFQYVSRTDSLDENTEISGTDQAPVQVQEPSTEQPKTVPAPAPTPVGETLELPPADPVTNKVIPASEEQPPAVNPELDSSDNSDFGHQLICCLCRKEFHSRRSVRRHIRKVHKKKMEELKKYIETKKKPNQCSAKGRNKNVLVTLGRSCPVCYKSFATKANVRRHFDEVHRGLRRDSITPDIATKPGQPLFLDTVSAKKSFKTRKQKSSSKAEYNLTACKCLLCKRKYSSQIMLKRHMQIVHKITLSGKNSKREKGPNNTANGTEIKVKVEPADCVEPSPPSIALSPQNELKGTNHSNEKKSTPSAQKNKVKQDPENSKSNSKSTAKSNSKSTAKSTSKSTNASAAGGQQKNRKPKLSAGFDFKQLYCKLCKRQFTSKQNLTKHIELHTDGNNIYVKYYRCPLCSYETRRKRDVIRHITVVHKKSPRYLGKITASLEIRAIKKPIDLVLNKVTKRGPQRDETKQIGSKQDVTSNSSNKKYEGADVGIEVKVTKNFSLHRCNKCGKAFARKTFLEHHKKTHRANISHSPEENKTKGRSTRSKAVV, encoded by the exons ATGCCTCTAAGGGACAAGTGTTGTCAGACTGACCACCATCACCATGGATGCTGTGAAGCAG TGCATATGTTGGAACCTGGTGATCCTCCATTATTACAGCAGCCTTTGCAGACATCAAAATCTGGTATTCAACAAATCATTGAGTGTTTTCGATCAG GAACTAAACAACTTAAACATATCTTGTTAAAAGATGTGGACACCATTTTTGAATGTAAATTGTGCCGGAGTCTCTTCAGAGGATTACCAAATTTAATTACTCATAAAAAGTTCTATTGTCCTCCAAGCCTTCAGATGGATGACA acctCCCAGATATAAATGATAAACAAAGTCAAGCCATAAATGATCTCCTGGAAGCAATCTATCCAAGAGTAGACAAGCAAGAATATATAATTAAATTAGAACCTATAGAAACTaatcaaaatgctgtatttcagtaTGTATCAAGGACTGATAGCCTAGATGAGAACACAGAAATTAGTGGTACTGATCAAGCTCCAGTACAAGTACAGGAACCCAGCACTGAGCAACCCAAGactgttccagctccagctccaactccagttGGGGAAACTTTGGAATTACCTCCTGCTGATCCTGTTACAAACAAAGTGATACCTGCTTCTGAAGAACAGCCTCCAGCAGTAAATCCTGAGTTGGACTCTTCAGATAATTCTGATTTTGGCCACCAGTTGATTTGTTGCCTTTGTAGGAAAGAATTTCATTCCAGACGCAGTGTACGCCGGCACATTAGAAAAGTACacaaaaaaaagatggaagagctgaagaagtacatagaaacaaaaaagaaaccaaatcaGTGCTCAGCGAAGGGAAGAAATAAGAATGTTCTTGTAACATTAGGTAGAAGTTGTCCTGTATGTTATAAATCATTTGCTACAAAAGCCAACGTAAGGAGGCATTTTGATGAAGTTCATAGAGGATTAAGAAGGGATTCCATTACTCCTGATATAGCTACAAAGCCGGGGCAACCTTTGTTCTTGGATACAGTTTCTGCTAAAAAATCTTTTAAGACCCGAAAACAAAAGTCGTCTTCAAAGGCTGAATACAATTTAACTGCATGCAAATGCCTTCTGTGCAAGCGAAAATATAGTTCACAAATAATGCTTAAAAGGCACATGCAAATTGTTCACAAGATAACTCTTTCTGGAAAGAACTCTAAAAGAGAGAAAGGACCCAACAATACTGCCAATGgcacagaaataaaagtaaaagTTGAACCAGCAGACTGTGTAGAACCTTCACCCCCTTCCATTGCCCTTTCTCCACAGAATGAATTAAAGGGAACAAATCattcaaatgagaaaaagagCACTCCGTcagcacagaaaaataaagttaaacagGACCCTGAAAACTCTAAATCAAACTCTAAATCAACCGCTAAATCAAACTCTAAATCAACCGCTAAATCAACCTCTAAATCAACCAATGCATCTGCTGCAGGTGGCCAGCAAAAAAACAGGAAGCCAAAACTTTCAGCTGGCTTTGACTTCAAGCAGCTTTACTGTAAACTCTGTAAACGCCAATTTACTTCTAAACAGAACTTGACAAAACACATTGAATTGCACACAGACGGAAATAACATATATGTTAAATACTACAGGTGTCCACTCTGCTCTTACGAAACACGTCGCAAGCGTGATGTGATAAGGCATATAACTGTAGTTCATAAAAAGTCACCACGCTACCTTGGGAAAATAACTGCAAGTTTAGAAATTAGAGCAATAAAAAAGCCAATTGATCTTGTTCTAAATAAGGTGACAAAAAGAGGCCCTCAGAGGGATGAAACAAAACAGATTGGTTCAAAACAGGATGTCACCTCTAATTCGTCCAATAAAAAGTATGAAGGAGCTGATGTTGGCATTGAAGTAAAAGTAACAAAAAACTTTTCTCTTCACCGATGCAATAAATGTGGGAAAGCATTTGCCAGAAAGACTTTTCTAGAACACCATAAGAAAACCCACAGGGCAAATATATCCCATTCAcctgaagaaaataaaaccaaaggcAGAAGTACAAGATCTAAAGCTGTTGTCTG A
- the ZNF800 gene encoding zinc finger protein 800 isoform X1 encodes MPLRDKCCQTDHHHHGCCEAVHMLEPGDPPLLQQPLQTSKSGIQQIIECFRSGTKQLKHILLKDVDTIFECKLCRSLFRGLPNLITHKKFYCPPSLQMDDNLPDINDKQSQAINDLLEAIYPRVDKQEYIIKLEPIETNQNAVFQYVSRTDSLDENTEISGTDQAPVQVQEPSTEQPKTVPAPAPTPVGETLELPPADPVTNKVIPASEEQPPAVNPELDSSDNSDFGHQLICCLCRKEFHSRRSVRRHIRKVHKKKMEELKKYIETKKKPNQCSAKGRNKNVLVTLGRSCPVCYKSFATKANVRRHFDEVHRGLRRDSITPDIATKPGQPLFLDTVSAKKSFKTRKQKSSSKAEYNLTACKCLLCKRKYSSQIMLKRHMQIVHKITLSGKNSKREKGPNNTANGTEIKVKVEPADCVEPSPPSIALSPQNELKGTNHSNEKKSTPSAQKNKVKQDPENSKSNSKSTAKSNSKSTAKSTSKSTNASAAGGQQKNRKPKLSAGFDFKQLYCKLCKRQFTSKQNLTKHIELHTDGNNIYVKYYRCPLCSYETRRKRDVIRHITVVHKKSPRYLGKITASLEIRAIKKPIDLVLNKVTKRGPQRDETKQIGSKQDVTSNSSNKKYEGADVGIEVKVTKNFSLHRCNKCGKAFARKTFLEHHKKTHRANISHSPEENKTKGRSTRSKAVVW; translated from the exons ATGCCTCTAAGGGACAAGTGTTGTCAGACTGACCACCATCACCATGGATGCTGTGAAGCAG TGCATATGTTGGAACCTGGTGATCCTCCATTATTACAGCAGCCTTTGCAGACATCAAAATCTGGTATTCAACAAATCATTGAGTGTTTTCGATCAG GAACTAAACAACTTAAACATATCTTGTTAAAAGATGTGGACACCATTTTTGAATGTAAATTGTGCCGGAGTCTCTTCAGAGGATTACCAAATTTAATTACTCATAAAAAGTTCTATTGTCCTCCAAGCCTTCAGATGGATGACA acctCCCAGATATAAATGATAAACAAAGTCAAGCCATAAATGATCTCCTGGAAGCAATCTATCCAAGAGTAGACAAGCAAGAATATATAATTAAATTAGAACCTATAGAAACTaatcaaaatgctgtatttcagtaTGTATCAAGGACTGATAGCCTAGATGAGAACACAGAAATTAGTGGTACTGATCAAGCTCCAGTACAAGTACAGGAACCCAGCACTGAGCAACCCAAGactgttccagctccagctccaactccagttGGGGAAACTTTGGAATTACCTCCTGCTGATCCTGTTACAAACAAAGTGATACCTGCTTCTGAAGAACAGCCTCCAGCAGTAAATCCTGAGTTGGACTCTTCAGATAATTCTGATTTTGGCCACCAGTTGATTTGTTGCCTTTGTAGGAAAGAATTTCATTCCAGACGCAGTGTACGCCGGCACATTAGAAAAGTACacaaaaaaaagatggaagagctgaagaagtacatagaaacaaaaaagaaaccaaatcaGTGCTCAGCGAAGGGAAGAAATAAGAATGTTCTTGTAACATTAGGTAGAAGTTGTCCTGTATGTTATAAATCATTTGCTACAAAAGCCAACGTAAGGAGGCATTTTGATGAAGTTCATAGAGGATTAAGAAGGGATTCCATTACTCCTGATATAGCTACAAAGCCGGGGCAACCTTTGTTCTTGGATACAGTTTCTGCTAAAAAATCTTTTAAGACCCGAAAACAAAAGTCGTCTTCAAAGGCTGAATACAATTTAACTGCATGCAAATGCCTTCTGTGCAAGCGAAAATATAGTTCACAAATAATGCTTAAAAGGCACATGCAAATTGTTCACAAGATAACTCTTTCTGGAAAGAACTCTAAAAGAGAGAAAGGACCCAACAATACTGCCAATGgcacagaaataaaagtaaaagTTGAACCAGCAGACTGTGTAGAACCTTCACCCCCTTCCATTGCCCTTTCTCCACAGAATGAATTAAAGGGAACAAATCattcaaatgagaaaaagagCACTCCGTcagcacagaaaaataaagttaaacagGACCCTGAAAACTCTAAATCAAACTCTAAATCAACCGCTAAATCAAACTCTAAATCAACCGCTAAATCAACCTCTAAATCAACCAATGCATCTGCTGCAGGTGGCCAGCAAAAAAACAGGAAGCCAAAACTTTCAGCTGGCTTTGACTTCAAGCAGCTTTACTGTAAACTCTGTAAACGCCAATTTACTTCTAAACAGAACTTGACAAAACACATTGAATTGCACACAGACGGAAATAACATATATGTTAAATACTACAGGTGTCCACTCTGCTCTTACGAAACACGTCGCAAGCGTGATGTGATAAGGCATATAACTGTAGTTCATAAAAAGTCACCACGCTACCTTGGGAAAATAACTGCAAGTTTAGAAATTAGAGCAATAAAAAAGCCAATTGATCTTGTTCTAAATAAGGTGACAAAAAGAGGCCCTCAGAGGGATGAAACAAAACAGATTGGTTCAAAACAGGATGTCACCTCTAATTCGTCCAATAAAAAGTATGAAGGAGCTGATGTTGGCATTGAAGTAAAAGTAACAAAAAACTTTTCTCTTCACCGATGCAATAAATGTGGGAAAGCATTTGCCAGAAAGACTTTTCTAGAACACCATAAGAAAACCCACAGGGCAAATATATCCCATTCAcctgaagaaaataaaaccaaaggcAGAAGTACAAGATCTAAAGCTGTTGTCTGGTGa